In a single window of the Bacteroidales bacterium genome:
- the gcvH gene encoding glycine cleavage system protein GcvH, with product MNIPDNLKYTKDHEWLRLEGDTAIVGITDYAQNELGDIVFVEVETVGEKLEKEETFGTIEAVKTVSDLFMPIAGEVLEFNEELDEHPEIINSDPYNKGWIVKIKPDNVKDVELLLDAKSYKELI from the coding sequence ATGAACATTCCTGATAACTTAAAGTACACTAAAGACCATGAATGGTTGCGCCTGGAAGGCGACACAGCTATAGTTGGAATTACTGATTACGCTCAAAACGAATTAGGAGATATCGTTTTTGTTGAAGTGGAAACTGTGGGTGAAAAACTTGAAAAAGAAGAAACATTCGGCACTATCGAAGCGGTTAAAACAGTTTCAGATCTTTTTATGCCAATAGCCGGGGAAGTGTTGGAATTTAACGAAGAGTTGGATGAGCATCCTGAGATTATTAACAGCGATCCTTATAACAAAGGATGGATTGTAAAAATTAAACCCGACAATGTAAAAGATGTCGAATTGTTGCTTGACGCAAAGAGCTATAAAGAGTTGATATAA